From a single Helicovermis profundi genomic region:
- a CDS encoding 4Fe-4S binding protein: protein MKFVIDNTKCANCDLCIDSCPVFAIERRTNIIIDETRCIGCRMCVLVCKSNAIKIR, encoded by the coding sequence ATGAAGTTTGTGATTGATAATACTAAATGTGCGAATTGTGATCTTTGTATAGATTCTTGTCCGGTATTTGCTATTGAGAGACGGACAAATATAATAATTGATGAAACTAGATGTATAGGGTGTAGAATGTGTGTTTTAGTTTGTAAATCAAATGCGATAAAAATTAGGTGA
- a CDS encoding class I SAM-dependent methyltransferase yields MSNFSTKIYDTFMEPFERKGIRETRKKHCARAYGNVLEVGPGTGVNIKYYDMNSISKLSFVDLKFNVDFINKIKENSKMFIFNNSVEDLPFESNSFDTIIITLVFCSVENPLKGLSEIRRVLKENGKIYFIEHVQSDKDSLKPILNFMTPLWKKVANGCHLNRDTLKTFKEADFEIVYYNRFLNGVFIEGEAIKNIIL; encoded by the coding sequence ATGAGTAATTTTTCTACGAAAATATATGATACATTTATGGAGCCTTTTGAGAGAAAAGGCATAAGAGAAACAAGGAAAAAACATTGCGCAAGAGCTTATGGCAATGTTTTAGAAGTTGGACCTGGAACAGGAGTAAACATTAAATACTATGATATGAACAGCATATCTAAACTGTCTTTTGTGGATCTTAAATTTAATGTAGATTTTATTAATAAAATAAAAGAAAATAGCAAAATGTTTATATTTAACAATTCGGTTGAAGACTTACCTTTTGAATCAAATTCATTTGATACAATAATAATTACATTGGTGTTTTGTTCAGTGGAAAATCCACTAAAAGGACTAAGTGAGATAAGAAGAGTCTTAAAAGAAAATGGAAAAATATATTTTATTGAGCATGTTCAAAGTGATAAAGATAGCTTAAAACCTATTCTGAATTTTATGACACCTTTGTGGAAAAAAGTTGCAAATGGGTGTCACCTTAATAGAGATACTTTAAAAACATTTAAGGAAGCAGATTTTGAAATTGTTTATTATAATCGTTTTTTAAATGGTGTTTTTATTGAGGGTGAAGCAATTAAAAATATAATATTGTAG
- a CDS encoding DHH family phosphoesterase has product MNKKYRLITRSDFDGLVCAVLLKKMDLIKEVKFVHPKDMQDGIIKVDENDITTNLPYVDGVGLAFDHHLSETIRNKGKKDNYIIDPDAPSAARVVYEYYGGKEVFPRKWDEMMLAVDKADSAKFTKEDVLFPKGWELLNFLMDARTGLGRFRNFRISNYDLMMELIDYCKDHSIEEILEIPDVKERIELYFGYDGKFKIQMKNNSKVYNNVLVVDLREQELIYPGNRFLKYALFPQVNISIQVIWGLKKQNTVFTVGKSIFNKTSDANIGELMLKYEGGGHFNAGTCQVSNNKVEEKLIEIIESLKE; this is encoded by the coding sequence ATGAATAAAAAGTATAGACTTATAACTAGAAGTGATTTTGATGGTTTGGTATGTGCAGTACTTCTAAAAAAAATGGATTTGATAAAAGAGGTTAAATTTGTTCATCCTAAAGATATGCAAGATGGAATAATAAAAGTGGATGAAAATGATATTACAACTAATTTACCATATGTAGACGGAGTTGGGCTAGCATTTGATCATCATTTAAGTGAAACAATTAGAAATAAAGGAAAAAAAGATAATTATATAATTGACCCTGATGCGCCTTCTGCTGCTAGAGTTGTCTATGAATATTATGGGGGAAAAGAAGTTTTTCCAAGAAAATGGGATGAAATGATGCTAGCTGTAGATAAAGCAGATTCAGCAAAATTTACGAAAGAAGATGTACTTTTTCCAAAAGGTTGGGAACTTCTTAATTTTCTGATGGATGCCCGTACAGGTCTTGGAAGGTTTAGAAATTTTAGGATTTCAAATTATGATTTAATGATGGAACTTATTGATTATTGTAAAGACCACTCAATAGAAGAAATACTTGAAATTCCTGATGTCAAAGAAAGAATAGAATTGTATTTTGGATATGACGGAAAGTTTAAAATTCAAATGAAAAATAATTCTAAAGTTTATAACAATGTTTTGGTTGTGGATTTAAGAGAACAAGAATTGATTTATCCTGGTAATAGATTTTTAAAGTATGCACTTTTTCCTCAAGTGAATATTTCTATTCAAGTTATTTGGGGGTTAAAAAAACAAAACACTGTATTTACTGTTGGTAAATCAATTTTTAATAAAACGTCAGATGCTAATATTGGAGAGCTTATGCTTAAATATGAAGGTGGAGGACATTTTAATGCTGGTACATGTCAAGTTTCAAATAATAAAGTGGAAGAAAAATTGATAGAAATTATTGAAAGTTTAAAAGAATAA
- a CDS encoding response regulator has product MNILHIESSNFFKETFRDIVKELNSEFVIFGAINLSDAYKILQVNKIDLIVTALEIDGKDGEEIITELNNSEFSDIPILVFTSTDDIAVREKLFNLGVVDYIIKNDISIDKIRNYIGTLNRESKIDNRAKELPIAVVDDSYLSLKIIKNILEPYGFKDVDYYSDPLDILECNKEYSIYLVDLILPNISGEDLMLEFKKNNPKAIIILISNISNYKTISNILFLGADDYILKPFDTNVFIARLLNQIKSYFLIEDLEEKNEILAKMANTDGLTDIYNHKYAVDFLIKEKERTIRYNSKLSIIMMDIDNFKKVNDMYGHLTGDDVLYNIAQIIKEHIRKIDLVGRYGGEEFIVVLPETDKESAFIVADKLRKAIEAFNFDGINHKVTISGGIAEYKVENNNNLISDADENLYKAKNEGKNRIVWRD; this is encoded by the coding sequence ATGAATATTTTGCATATAGAGAGTAGTAATTTTTTTAAAGAAACCTTTAGAGATATTGTAAAAGAACTTAATTCGGAGTTCGTAATTTTTGGAGCGATAAATCTCAGCGATGCATATAAAATATTACAAGTAAATAAAATAGACCTTATTGTTACTGCACTGGAAATTGATGGTAAAGACGGAGAGGAAATAATAACTGAGTTAAACAATTCGGAGTTTTCAGATATACCTATTTTGGTATTTACTTCAACAGATGATATTGCAGTTCGTGAGAAACTTTTTAATTTAGGTGTTGTGGATTATATAATAAAAAATGATATTTCTATTGATAAAATCAGAAACTATATTGGTACATTAAATAGAGAGAGTAAAATAGATAATAGAGCAAAAGAACTTCCAATTGCAGTTGTAGATGATAGTTATTTAAGCTTGAAGATAATAAAAAATATATTAGAGCCATATGGATTTAAAGATGTTGACTATTATTCAGACCCACTTGATATCTTAGAATGTAACAAAGAATATTCTATTTACTTGGTTGATTTAATACTTCCAAATATATCAGGTGAGGATTTGATGTTAGAGTTTAAAAAGAATAATCCTAAAGCTATAATAATTTTGATTTCTAATATTAGTAATTATAAAACAATTTCTAATATATTATTTTTAGGAGCAGATGATTATATATTGAAACCGTTTGATACTAATGTTTTTATAGCTAGGTTATTAAATCAAATCAAATCATATTTTCTAATAGAAGATTTAGAGGAAAAAAATGAAATACTAGCAAAAATGGCTAATACAGATGGTTTAACTGATATATATAATCATAAATATGCAGTAGATTTTTTAATTAAAGAAAAAGAAAGAACTATAAGGTATAATTCTAAATTATCAATTATAATGATGGATATTGATAATTTTAAGAAAGTGAATGATATGTATGGCCATTTAACAGGTGATGATGTATTATATAATATCGCGCAAATTATAAAAGAGCATATTAGAAAAATTGATTTAGTTGGGAGATATGGAGGAGAAGAATTCATAGTAGTTTTGCCTGAAACGGATAAGGAATCGGCATTTATTGTTGCTGATAAACTAAGAAAAGCTATTGAAGCCTTTAATTTTGATGGAATTAATCATAAAGTAACTATAAGTGGCGGTATAGCAGAATATAAAGTAGAAAATAATAATAATTTGATTTCAGACGCTGATGAAAATTTATATAAAGCAAAAAATGAAGGCAAAAATAGAATTGTATGGAGGGATTAG